In Blastopirellula sediminis, the following proteins share a genomic window:
- a CDS encoding lysophospholipid acyltransferase family protein: MKVILNWIVAHLAALAVLLLRLTCKVRLHDDPRPALRADGVPYVYSVLHAHQVAAAMGSEPGTAAMVSQSLDGQLIVPTLQVMGVTPIRGSNRTRGQAKGGREALEGLIEHVAGGKPAYLAVDGPRGPRNRVHKGVAALSQKTGAAVINLVAVPQRRWILAKTWDRLQIPKPFCRVDGYFAEPVYPIVGESLEEYRRRIEASLNALELLHDPVEAPEPVALPEVAGDEVAA; this comes from the coding sequence AAAGTAATTTTGAACTGGATCGTCGCCCACCTGGCGGCGCTCGCCGTGCTGCTGCTGCGATTGACCTGCAAGGTTCGCTTGCACGACGATCCACGTCCCGCGCTTCGCGCCGACGGGGTTCCTTACGTCTACTCGGTTCTGCACGCGCATCAGGTCGCTGCGGCGATGGGAAGCGAACCAGGGACCGCGGCGATGGTCTCGCAATCGCTCGACGGACAGTTGATCGTGCCGACGCTCCAAGTGATGGGAGTCACCCCGATCCGTGGATCAAACCGAACCCGCGGTCAGGCCAAAGGGGGCCGCGAGGCGCTGGAAGGGTTGATCGAACATGTCGCCGGCGGCAAACCGGCTTACCTGGCGGTCGATGGACCGCGAGGACCACGCAATCGCGTTCACAAGGGAGTCGCCGCGCTGTCGCAAAAGACCGGCGCCGCCGTGATCAACCTGGTAGCGGTGCCGCAACGACGCTGGATCCTGGCGAAGACCTGGGATCGATTGCAGATTCCGAAACCGTTCTGTCGCGTCGACGGCTACTTCGCCGAGCCGGTCTATCCGATCGTCGGCGAATCGCTGGAAGAATATCGCCGCCGCATCGAAGCTTCGCTGAATGCTCTCGAGCTGTTGCACGATCCGGTCGAAGCGCCGGAGCCGGTCGCTTTGCCGGAAGTTGCCGGCGACGAAGTCGCGGCATAA